In Acidobacteriota bacterium, the genomic window GATCGTAAAGAGGATACCACCGCCAAGAGGTGATTACGATAAGCCTCTAAAGGCGCTTATTTTCGATTCCTGGTTCGATCCCTATCACGGGGCGATCGTCTTGATCCGGGTGGTTGATGGCCGGGTTGCTCCGGGGATGAAGATCAAACTTATGTCTTCGGGCAAGAGCTATGAGGTGCTTGAGGTAGGGGTTTTCACCCCCAAGCGGATTAAGGTTCCTGAACTCTCAGTGGGGGAGGTGGGTTATCTCATCGCCGGTATCAAACAGCTTGCCGACACAAAGATAGGGGACACCATCACCGAGGAGGAAAATCCCACTTCTCATCCCTTCCCCGGTTTCCGGGAGATAAAGCCGATGGTGTTCGCCGGGCTCTATCCGGTGGATACCGGGAAATACGAGACGCTCCGTGATGCCTTAGCCAAGTTAAGGCTCAATGATTCCTCCTTCTTCTACGAGCCGGAAACCTCGGCAGCACTTGGTTTTGGCTTCCGTTGCGGTTTCCTTGGCTTACTTCATATGGAGATAGTGAAGGAAAGATTGGAGCGGGAATTTGGCCTCGAGCTCCTCACCACCGCCCCCAATGTGAAGTACCGGATCACCACCAAGAAGGGGGAGGTCTTTGAGGTGGAGAACCCCACCAAGTTCCCCAAGATGGGGGACATCCTGAAGATAGAGGAACCGTTCATCACCGCCACCATCATCACCGATGCCTCTTACATCGGTCCTATCCTTACCTTGTGTGAGGAACGCCGAGGGGAACAACGGGGAATGGAGTATCTCTCCGGCAACAAGGTGGTGATAACCTATGATCTTCCCCTTAATGAAGTGATAGTGGATTTCTACGATAGGTTGAAGTCGGTCTCTCGAGGGTATGCCTCGCTCGATTATCAGCATGCAGGGTATCGGGAATCCGATCTGGTGAAGGTGGATGTTCTGGTCAATGGGGAGCCAGTTGATGCCCTTTCCTTCATCGCCCATCGGGATCGGGCGTACTACCGGGGCAAGGCGATGATCTCCAAGATGAGAAAGATCATCCCCCGCCAGCTCTTCGAAGTGGTTCTTCAGGCAGCGA contains:
- the lepA gene encoding translation elongation factor 4, whose product is MKKEFIRNFSIIAHIDHGKSTLADRLLELTGALSPREMAEQVLDTMDLERERGITIKAHFVRLTYQAQDGREYILNLIDTPGHVDFTYEVSRSLAACEGALLVVDASQGVEAQTLSNTYLALENDLELIPVINKIDLPVAEPERVKEQIKQIIGLPPEEALLVSAKEGTGVPPVLEAIVKRIPPPRGDYDKPLKALIFDSWFDPYHGAIVLIRVVDGRVAPGMKIKLMSSGKSYEVLEVGVFTPKRIKVPELSVGEVGYLIAGIKQLADTKIGDTITEEENPTSHPFPGFREIKPMVFAGLYPVDTGKYETLRDALAKLRLNDSSFFYEPETSAALGFGFRCGFLGLLHMEIVKERLEREFGLELLTTAPNVKYRITTKKGEVFEVENPTKFPKMGDILKIEEPFITATIITDASYIGPILTLCEERRGEQRGMEYLSGNKVVITYDLPLNEVIVDFYDRLKSVSRGYASLDYQHAGYRESDLVKVDVLVNGEPVDALSFIAHRDRAYYRGKAMISKMRKIIPRQLFEVVLQAAIGGKVIAREVIKPLRKNVLAKCYGGDVTRKMKLLEKQKEGKRRMKRLGKVDIPPEAFFAVLSSEKER